One segment of Parvularcula sp. IMCC14364 DNA contains the following:
- a CDS encoding peroxiredoxin family protein, producing the protein MRLKFMLSLIAGFILIFSGTAALSGEMDKLGPAVGDALPHDLSVNSQPAYSELTGEKGAVIFFVRSISWCPYCKNQVINISSNAAEFEARGRSLIYISYDAAADQAQFRTSKNLNGTFVSDTNSEIIDAFGLRNTDYDEEHFAHGAPHPAIFFVSPDGVIQAKLYEEDYLENRRSYQNRPALDIILETADDIGAAG; encoded by the coding sequence CCTAAAATTCATGCTTTCTCTTATCGCAGGCTTTATCCTGATTTTTTCAGGTACTGCTGCCTTGTCCGGCGAAATGGATAAACTTGGCCCGGCTGTCGGTGATGCCCTGCCACATGATCTCAGCGTAAACAGTCAACCAGCCTACAGTGAGCTGACAGGAGAAAAAGGTGCGGTAATCTTCTTTGTACGCTCTATCAGTTGGTGCCCATATTGTAAAAATCAGGTCATCAATATTTCTTCCAACGCGGCAGAATTTGAGGCGCGGGGCCGCTCTCTCATCTATATCAGTTACGATGCGGCGGCAGATCAGGCACAGTTCAGGACCAGCAAGAACCTGAACGGCACATTTGTGTCTGACACCAATTCAGAAATCATTGATGCCTTCGGTTTGCGCAACACTGATTACGACGAAGAACACTTTGCCCATGGCGCACCGCATCCGGCAATTTTCTTTGTCAGCCCTGACGGCGTCATCCAGGCAAAACTCTACGAGGAAGACTATCTTGAGAATCGTCGTTCTTATCAGAACAGGCCCGCTCTCGACATAATTCTGGAAACGGCTGATGATATTGGCGCTGCCGGGTAG
- a CDS encoding polyhydroxyalkanoate depolymerase, whose protein sequence is MLYTAYEMSRNAMRPWRAAAQAGADFWQSPYNLAKDSWLGRNASASLAVFDSITRHYAKPEWRLDFTEIKGHSVPVTVETELTKDFGSLLHFRRDPEALKKAKGAKAAPDPRVLIVAPMSGHFATLLRGTVEAMLPEHEVYITDWSDARNVPITSGNFDLNHYIDYLMEFISTIGPGAHTMAVCQPGPALLAAIAVMSEQDHPDLPATMTFMGSPIDARKSPTVTNQLAEQRSFEWFESNMIQTVPAPYAGIFRRVYPGFLQLFSFMSMNSERHMQAHHDYFNHLVQGDGDNAEKHRTFYDEYLSVCDMTSEFYLQTIREVFQEYTLAQGAFRHHGNLVDPSKVTRVGLMTVEGELDDISGIGQTQAAHTICTGIPDDMKQDYVQPGVGHYGVFNGSRWRTEIQPRLRDFILKNHDAALEKKVQAGRTANHLKLVKSD, encoded by the coding sequence ATGTTATATACAGCGTATGAAATGAGCCGGAATGCAATGCGCCCCTGGCGGGCAGCTGCGCAGGCCGGAGCTGACTTTTGGCAATCTCCCTATAATCTTGCCAAAGACAGCTGGCTAGGGCGCAATGCGTCAGCCTCGCTTGCAGTATTTGACAGCATAACACGTCATTACGCCAAGCCTGAATGGCGACTGGATTTTACAGAAATCAAGGGCCACAGCGTGCCCGTCACAGTAGAGACTGAGCTGACCAAAGATTTCGGCTCGCTGCTGCACTTTCGCCGAGACCCCGAGGCCCTGAAGAAGGCAAAAGGCGCAAAGGCAGCGCCTGACCCACGCGTATTGATTGTTGCACCCATGTCCGGTCATTTTGCAACTTTGTTGCGCGGCACCGTGGAAGCGATGCTGCCCGAGCATGAAGTTTATATCACTGACTGGTCAGATGCGCGCAATGTGCCCATCACGTCCGGTAATTTCGATCTTAACCACTATATCGACTACCTGATGGAATTCATCAGCACCATTGGTCCTGGCGCGCACACCATGGCCGTGTGCCAGCCAGGCCCGGCATTGCTCGCTGCGATCGCCGTCATGAGTGAGCAGGATCATCCTGATCTGCCGGCCACAATGACCTTTATGGGCAGCCCAATTGATGCGCGCAAATCCCCTACCGTGACCAACCAGCTCGCGGAGCAGCGGTCTTTCGAATGGTTCGAAAGCAACATGATCCAGACCGTCCCGGCACCCTATGCCGGTATTTTCCGCCGGGTTTATCCTGGCTTCCTGCAATTATTCAGTTTCATGTCGATGAATTCTGAACGCCACATGCAAGCGCATCATGATTATTTCAATCATCTGGTTCAGGGAGACGGGGATAACGCCGAGAAGCACCGCACATTCTATGACGAATACCTCTCTGTATGTGACATGACATCGGAATTCTATCTGCAAACAATCCGCGAAGTCTTTCAGGAATACACCCTGGCGCAAGGCGCGTTTCGCCATCACGGTAATCTGGTTGATCCCAGCAAAGTCACGCGTGTGGGCCTCATGACTGTTGAGGGTGAACTGGATGATATTTCCGGTATTGGCCAGACGCAGGCAGCGCATACGATCTGCACAGGTATTCCTGACGACATGAAGCAGGACTACGTTCAGCCGGGCGTTGGCCATTACGGCGTTTTCAACGGATCGCGATGGCGCACGGAAATTCAGCCACGTCTGCGCGATTTCATTTTGAAAAACCATGATGCAGCACTTGAAAAGAAAGTGCAGGCAGGCCGCACTGCAAATCATCTGAAACTCGTTAAGAGCGACTGA
- the polA gene encoding DNA polymerase I produces MSKKLKKGDRLYLVDGSSYIFRAYHALPPLTRKSDGMPVGAVSGFCNMLWKLLADVNDDAVKEMGTPTHFAVILDHSSHSFRNDLYSEYKANRDEPPEDLRPQFSLIRDAVRAFGLPCIEMEGYEADDLIATYAVEADKAGAETVIISSDKDLMQLITDHTTMYDTMKSRKIGRAEVVEKFGVGPEKMIDLQALTGDSVDNIPGVPGIGPKTAAQLLDEYETLETLLEQAGGIKQKKRRENLIEFAEDARMSKELVTLKTDVPNVEPAGGFAVTPMPHDQLVAFLEQMEFTTLTKRVRAAGGSKAPVAAAAPVTNQGVIDTSSYQTVYTLKEVEEWVAKAHARGVVAVDTETTGLDAMSVRLVGLCLATAPGDACYIPLTHGAGDLDLSDPDAAKQLDTQEVLEILKPMLEDTSVLKVGQNFKYDLLIFQRYGVNVSTVDDTMLISYAVECGLNKHGMDELSKKHLGHECISFSSLAGTGKKQKTFDQIPIADAAKYAAEDADITLRLYQRLAPRLVAAGKKTMYETLERPMVQVIAGMEREGVKVDREVLSRLSGQFAQRMAQHEASAHGLAGENFNLGSPKQISEILFDKMGLEGGKKTKTGAWSTSADVLDGLAAQGIEVAQEIHNWRQLSKLKGTYTDTLPGRINNETGRVHTSYSLAATPTGRLSSNDPNLQNIPIRTEDGRKIRTAFIADEGNVLISADYSQIELRLLAHIANLDSLKQAFADGIDIHAMTASEMFGVPIKGMDPMVRRRAKAINFGIIYGISAFGLANQLGISRGEAKDYIDSYFEKFPGIKQYMDTTIASAKEQGFVETVFGRRTHIPNFKIPAQRGYAERQAINAPIQGSAADVIRRAMIRMPQAIQSNGLSARMLLQVHDELIFECPKSEAKKTCALVKEVMEAAAMPAAKIDVPLVVETGVGQNWDEAH; encoded by the coding sequence ATGTCCAAAAAACTCAAAAAGGGTGATCGTCTGTATCTGGTCGATGGCTCTTCATATATTTTTCGCGCCTATCACGCTCTGCCACCACTGACCCGCAAATCGGACGGGATGCCCGTCGGGGCCGTATCCGGGTTTTGCAACATGCTGTGGAAATTGCTCGCAGATGTGAATGATGACGCCGTGAAAGAGATGGGCACCCCTACACATTTCGCCGTTATCCTCGATCATTCCTCGCACTCATTCAGAAATGATCTCTATAGTGAGTACAAAGCCAATCGGGATGAACCACCGGAGGACCTGCGCCCACAGTTCAGCCTCATCCGGGATGCTGTGCGAGCATTTGGGCTGCCTTGTATTGAGATGGAGGGATATGAAGCAGATGATCTGATTGCGACCTATGCTGTTGAAGCTGACAAGGCTGGCGCAGAAACAGTTATCATCTCCTCCGACAAGGACCTGATGCAACTCATCACCGATCATACGACCATGTATGACACCATGAAATCGCGTAAAATCGGACGCGCCGAAGTCGTTGAAAAATTTGGTGTTGGTCCGGAAAAGATGATCGACCTTCAGGCGCTGACCGGAGATTCGGTTGATAATATACCGGGCGTTCCCGGCATTGGGCCTAAAACGGCAGCGCAGTTGCTTGATGAATATGAAACGCTGGAAACACTGCTAGAGCAGGCTGGCGGTATCAAACAGAAGAAACGCCGCGAGAACCTTATTGAATTTGCCGAAGATGCGCGCATGTCCAAGGAACTTGTCACGCTCAAAACCGACGTACCGAATGTTGAGCCAGCAGGCGGGTTTGCTGTCACGCCTATGCCGCATGACCAGCTCGTCGCTTTTCTTGAGCAGATGGAATTCACGACACTGACAAAGCGGGTGCGCGCCGCTGGCGGAAGCAAGGCACCTGTTGCCGCCGCGGCGCCAGTTACCAATCAAGGCGTTATTGATACCAGTTCATACCAGACAGTTTATACACTGAAAGAAGTTGAGGAGTGGGTTGCCAAAGCACATGCGCGCGGCGTTGTCGCAGTTGATACAGAAACAACAGGTCTAGATGCCATGTCAGTGCGGCTCGTCGGCCTGTGCCTTGCCACCGCGCCCGGCGATGCCTGTTACATACCCCTGACCCACGGTGCAGGTGACCTCGATCTCAGCGATCCGGACGCCGCAAAGCAACTGGATACACAAGAAGTGCTGGAGATCTTAAAGCCCATGCTGGAAGACACCTCCGTTCTCAAGGTGGGCCAGAATTTCAAATATGACCTCCTCATTTTCCAGCGCTATGGCGTCAATGTCAGCACAGTCGATGACACCATGCTTATTTCCTATGCAGTTGAGTGTGGATTGAACAAGCACGGGATGGATGAACTTTCCAAAAAACATCTGGGCCATGAGTGCATTAGTTTTTCATCCCTTGCCGGTACCGGCAAAAAGCAGAAAACCTTTGACCAGATCCCGATTGCTGACGCTGCAAAATATGCGGCAGAAGATGCGGACATCACCTTGCGCCTTTACCAACGACTGGCCCCGCGCCTTGTCGCAGCGGGCAAGAAAACCATGTATGAGACGCTGGAGCGGCCTATGGTGCAGGTGATCGCCGGCATGGAGCGTGAAGGGGTTAAGGTCGACAGGGAAGTGCTCTCACGTCTCTCGGGCCAGTTCGCACAGCGCATGGCACAACATGAAGCCAGCGCTCATGGCCTGGCCGGTGAGAATTTCAACCTTGGCAGCCCGAAGCAGATTTCCGAAATTCTGTTCGACAAGATGGGCCTTGAGGGCGGTAAGAAAACCAAAACCGGCGCCTGGTCAACCAGCGCGGATGTTCTGGATGGACTGGCCGCACAAGGAATTGAAGTTGCCCAGGAAATACATAATTGGCGGCAACTATCCAAACTAAAAGGTACTTATACGGATACTTTACCGGGCAGGATAAATAATGAGACAGGCCGTGTGCACACATCGTATTCTCTCGCGGCAACACCGACCGGACGCCTTTCATCAAACGACCCTAATCTCCAGAATATACCGATCCGGACTGAGGACGGGCGCAAGATCCGCACAGCGTTTATTGCAGATGAAGGAAATGTTCTGATCTCTGCAGATTACAGTCAGATTGAGTTACGTCTGCTGGCACATATCGCCAATCTTGATTCACTGAAGCAGGCGTTCGCTGATGGTATAGATATTCATGCCATGACAGCTTCTGAAATGTTCGGGGTGCCAATCAAGGGTATGGACCCGATGGTCAGGCGACGGGCCAAAGCTATCAATTTCGGGATAATCTACGGCATTTCGGCCTTTGGCCTAGCAAACCAGTTGGGCATTTCTCGCGGGGAGGCCAAAGACTACATTGACAGCTATTTCGAGAAATTTCCCGGCATCAAACAATATATGGATACGACTATCGCCAGCGCGAAAGAGCAGGGATTCGTGGAAACTGTATTTGGGCGGCGCACGCATATTCCTAATTTCAAAATACCAGCCCAGCGTGGTTATGCCGAGCGACAGGCGATCAATGCGCCGATACAAGGCTCAGCTGCGGATGTGATCCGTCGTGCCATGATCCGTATGCCGCAAGCTATCCAATCCAACGGTTTGTCTGCCCGGATGTTGCTTCAGGTACACGATGAACTGATATTCGAGTGCCCAAAATCGGAAGCAAAGAAAACCTGCGCTCTTGTCAAAGAGGTCATGGAAGCCGCCGCAATGCCAGCTGCTAAAATTGACGTGCCGCTGGTCGTTGAAACAGGTGTTGGCCAGAACTGGGACGAAGCGCATTAA
- a CDS encoding glutaminase, with amino-acid sequence MKWQKILNEIRQEIQPELGNGKVANYIPALSEADPKAFGMAVVTTDGEIFTAGNATEPFSIQSISKVLTLTLALGFENENLFERVGREPSGSAFNSIVQLEQEGGIPRNPFINAGAIVVTDTIITHCNRQSGADLILDLARKLSCSGRVRVDDEVARSEALWGNRNRSLAYFMKSFGVLKNDPEEVLQAYFCQCALEMTCTELARAGLYLANDGVDPVSGEQVATHAHVNRINALMMTCGHYDMSGDFAFHVGLPGKSGVGGGILAIVPGVCAVAVWSPALNKAGNSLAGTLALELFSEKTSLNLF; translated from the coding sequence ATGAAATGGCAAAAGATACTCAACGAAATCCGACAAGAGATTCAGCCCGAGCTTGGAAATGGCAAGGTTGCCAATTATATACCAGCACTCTCTGAGGCTGATCCGAAAGCCTTCGGTATGGCCGTGGTCACAACAGATGGTGAGATTTTTACCGCCGGAAATGCCACAGAGCCCTTTTCCATACAATCAATTTCAAAAGTCCTGACCCTGACACTTGCGCTGGGTTTTGAGAACGAAAACCTCTTTGAGCGCGTGGGGCGAGAGCCATCCGGCAGTGCGTTCAACTCTATTGTCCAGCTTGAGCAGGAAGGTGGGATTCCGCGTAATCCATTTATCAATGCTGGCGCTATTGTCGTGACTGATACGATCATTACTCACTGTAACCGGCAAAGTGGTGCGGACCTGATCCTTGACCTTGCCAGAAAACTTTCCTGCTCTGGGCGTGTGCGGGTTGATGATGAAGTTGCCAGATCAGAAGCCCTATGGGGCAATCGAAATCGCAGCCTTGCATATTTCATGAAGAGTTTTGGTGTCCTGAAAAATGACCCCGAAGAAGTCTTGCAGGCATATTTTTGTCAGTGTGCTCTTGAAATGACTTGCACGGAACTAGCCCGTGCCGGGCTTTACCTCGCAAATGACGGTGTGGACCCTGTTTCAGGCGAGCAAGTGGCCACGCATGCACATGTTAATCGCATCAACGCATTGATGATGACCTGTGGTCACTATGATATGAGCGGTGATTTTGCATTTCATGTCGGGCTGCCGGGGAAATCCGGTGTGGGTGGCGGCATTTTGGCAATCGTGCCGGGTGTCTGTGCCGTTGCGGTCTGGTCCCCGGCCTTGAACAAGGCAGGAAATTCTCTCGCGGGCACTCTGGCCCTTGAGTTGTTCAGTGAAAAGACCAGTCTAAACCTGTTCTGA
- a CDS encoding DUF3445 domain-containing protein, with the protein MNDFRYTPYDGSARPFTMGLHLCTPEDWIEIDDKLPVQLARKAALLSKNREDVYLSLPGAHDAEHEVLDVLVQHLSQNFPDIYTYKEGEVSIKPTGQTYRLGDFDDAPLTLAGRLVQEDFCIIQQADESHVLSAACLCFPSSWRLADKIGKPLEQVHAPVPGYAQVLARKVNLVFDRLLPGKILWRQNWSLDEGPELHRPAPHSHADWLQSGDSPVDHLFIRVERQTLRRLPKSGAVLFSIRIHTDSLSALAENPKAKHLAAGLMRQLEEMTPEEISYKGLAQAVGPIIHELKRLMMPG; encoded by the coding sequence ATGAATGATTTTCGCTACACACCATATGATGGCAGTGCGCGCCCCTTTACGATGGGCCTGCACCTTTGTACGCCTGAAGACTGGATAGAAATTGATGATAAACTCCCCGTACAGCTTGCCCGGAAGGCAGCGCTTTTAAGTAAAAATCGGGAAGATGTTTACTTGAGCTTGCCCGGCGCTCATGATGCAGAGCACGAAGTCCTTGACGTTCTTGTACAGCATTTATCACAGAACTTCCCTGATATTTATACGTATAAGGAAGGTGAAGTAAGCATCAAGCCAACAGGCCAGACTTATCGTCTGGGAGATTTTGATGACGCACCGCTCACCTTGGCAGGGCGTCTTGTTCAGGAAGATTTCTGTATTATCCAGCAGGCTGACGAAAGCCATGTCCTTTCTGCCGCATGTCTGTGCTTTCCATCTTCGTGGCGTTTGGCTGATAAAATAGGCAAACCGCTCGAGCAGGTGCACGCACCAGTGCCAGGTTATGCACAAGTGCTTGCCCGGAAAGTGAATCTTGTTTTCGATCGGCTACTGCCGGGAAAAATCCTCTGGCGTCAGAATTGGTCGCTTGATGAAGGGCCGGAACTGCATCGCCCGGCGCCGCATAGTCATGCGGACTGGTTGCAATCAGGGGACAGTCCTGTGGATCACCTTTTTATTCGTGTGGAGCGCCAGACGCTGAGACGGCTGCCAAAAAGCGGTGCAGTGCTTTTTAGCATTCGGATTCACACAGACAGCTTGTCCGCCCTTGCGGAAAATCCGAAGGCAAAGCACCTTGCCGCTGGCTTGATGCGTCAGTTGGAAGAAATGACTCCAGAGGAGATCTCATACAAAGGCCTGGCACAGGCTGTGGGCCCAATCATCCACGAGCTGAAAAGGCTGATGATGCCCGGTTGA
- the htpX gene encoding zinc metalloprotease HtpX gives MSSVIKTGILMAALTALFGIIGAMIGGKGGMMLALLFAGGMNLFSYWNADKIVLRMYKAQEVDPQTSSGAIRRYAELTSALAARANMPQPKIYVIENDQPNAFATGRNPDNAAVAATTGLLRILSEEEISGVMAHELAHVKSRDTLTMTITATIAGAITALANFAIFFGGNRDNGGLIGAIAIMLLAPLAASLVQMAISRTREYEADKMGAEICGQPLWLASALAKISNGAARVVNETAERHPATGQMMIINPLHGQRADNLFSTHPSTQNRIERLQAMASQMGQSGYQPQPEHAKGPWG, from the coding sequence ATGAGTTCGGTAATCAAGACCGGCATTCTGATGGCCGCATTGACGGCTTTATTTGGTATTATCGGTGCCATGATTGGGGGGAAGGGCGGCATGATGCTGGCGTTGCTTTTTGCTGGCGGGATGAACCTGTTCAGCTACTGGAACGCCGACAAGATCGTTCTGCGCATGTACAAGGCGCAAGAGGTCGACCCTCAGACATCTTCAGGGGCCATTCGCCGCTATGCTGAGCTGACATCGGCATTGGCTGCGCGTGCTAACATGCCGCAGCCAAAGATCTATGTGATCGAGAACGATCAACCGAACGCTTTCGCGACAGGTCGCAACCCGGACAATGCGGCTGTCGCTGCAACAACCGGTCTCCTGCGTATATTAAGCGAGGAAGAGATTTCCGGCGTCATGGCGCATGAGCTTGCGCACGTTAAAAGCCGCGATACACTCACCATGACAATTACAGCGACCATTGCCGGTGCGATCACCGCATTGGCAAATTTCGCCATTTTCTTTGGGGGCAACCGCGATAATGGTGGGTTGATCGGTGCGATTGCCATCATGCTTCTTGCGCCGCTGGCAGCAAGCCTTGTGCAGATGGCGATCAGCCGGACACGGGAGTATGAAGCTGACAAAATGGGCGCAGAAATTTGTGGTCAGCCACTATGGCTTGCTTCTGCCCTGGCGAAAATCTCCAACGGCGCTGCCCGGGTAGTCAATGAGACTGCAGAGCGTCATCCGGCGACCGGCCAGATGATGATTATCAATCCACTGCATGGCCAGCGCGCAGATAACCTTTTCTCGACCCATCCCAGCACCCAGAACCGCATTGAGCGATTGCAGGCTATGGCGAGCCAGATGGGGCAGAGCGGCTATCAGCCCCAGCCTGAGCATGCAAAGGGGCCATGGGGATAG
- a CDS encoding DUF1674 domain-containing protein: MTDNKNDTQDSMTDTPCTADGIPLVVNGERLSDIAIQALREARDRKNQETSISQGRPREINGPKGMEPTRYGDWERDGRVIDF, from the coding sequence ATGACAGATAACAAAAATGACACGCAAGACAGCATGACAGACACACCCTGCACAGCGGACGGCATTCCGCTCGTGGTGAATGGGGAACGCTTGAGTGATATAGCCATTCAGGCCCTGCGAGAGGCAAGGGACCGTAAAAACCAGGAAACCAGCATCAGCCAAGGTCGGCCTAGAGAAATCAATGGCCCTAAAGGTATGGAGCCCACCCGTTATGGCGACTGGGAACGAGACGGACGGGTGATAGATTTCTAG